The Mauremys reevesii isolate NIE-2019 linkage group 1, ASM1616193v1, whole genome shotgun sequence genome segment gcaagcctgggaggcgggagaagtgaagcagcgacggcgtgctcagggtgctcgtgctcgtgcgtggagcaggggtgagctggggcagggtggggtgcctcagggcggatggggggagctgctgtggggggggcgcctcagggcggaagggggggagctgccacggggggggcgcCCCAGGGCGGGGGCACAGGGGCGGGGCGGACGCAagctggaagttttgcctagggagcgaaacatccttgcactggccctgcacatgggataaaaggaggggaaggaacccCAAAAGGAAGAGCTGTCAGAAGCCAAATAGGCCAGCAATGGTCTCCAATAGCAAGGCTCTGAACTGAACCATGGGGACAGCTGGGGCCCGGGGGACACCCACGAGAGAATCCCACAGCCGGGATGCTTGACCCAGGATACGCATGTCTCATGTGCAACTTGGGTTGCCGGAGATGGAACAGACAGAAGCCACTACCTGGGCTGGGGCTGTTAGTAGCGGGGGAGCACCAGAAGTGAGTGACATAGGAGCACGGAGGGCCATATCCTGCTCTCGTTTACATGGGTGCAAggcctattgacttcattgggaatcACACCCATGCAGATCGGAGCAGAAGTTGGCTCCCTGTGTGCAAATCTGACATGGTGTGTCCGGCAGGTATGGGTCATGTCTAGGCCATTCGAGAGATTCCCTCTGAAAGTTCCAGAACTATAATGAGTCTAGGGAAACCAGTATTGAAATGACCCAGGAATGCAGGGTACATTCATTTGGACCGTGGGACCAACATTTCTCTCCTCCCACATGAACACAAGTCGCCAAATCCATGCAGGTCACTGGACTATGATGCATTTAACAGCTTGGATGGAAGGATGCTCTTGTGGTTAACGAACCAGACTGGGCCATAGAAGAGCTCACTTCAATTTCCTGCTCCGCTACAGGTGCCACGTGTGaacatgggcaagtccctttgtttctctgtgcctcagttttccccatctgtaaaatgggataacagTGGTTCCCCTATCCCACAGCAgaggttgtgaagataaatttatTAATGTGAGAAACTCAGATACTGCGCAGGACTGTATGAGTCAGTAGCTGATAATGCTTCTTTTTCTGGCTCTGTAATATTTTATCTGGTTTTATTGTGCATTACATAGTATTTTatggtttttaaataaatccGGAGCACAGTGGGGAGGGCTGGCACCATTTCATCTCCCTTATTCCCTTGGCTGCCTGTGATGTCTGTGTTTTCCTTACAATTTATTACTCTTTTAATTACAGTTTCAATCTCACAATAAAAGTTATTTGTATCCCAGCCTGCTGCTTTGTCAGTCATAAATCAGGGCTAACAGTAAACACGCTGCCCAATAAGCCAGCAGGGGAAAAACAGCTCTACTGAGAAAGCCTCATAAATGGAAAGATCATTTACTTTCCACGGTATTTTCCCTTGCACATTTCACAGCATTTACACTCAGAAAGCTCAGGCTCCTCTGAGACCCACGACTGGTTACgtgaccacagctggctcatTTTTGGGATGTGTTATATACACCCTCCGCCCCACCCTGAGAGACAGATGTGAGTTCTTCGGTCGGTCTGGAACTGGATTGTGCAGCTTTGTAACGTGGGGACAGGCCGTAACCTCCCACTGCTGTGTCAGCCCGGTGAGTAAACTGGTTTAGCAGCGTCTTGATCGTCTCTTGCTGTGTTAAATTCAGTGTGTGGCTAACAGGAGGGGTATTGTTTATGGAGGGGGTGTGGACCTTTAAAGTTGGGGAAAGTGTCTCTGAAACGGCACCAGGGGGGTCCATGTAGCTCAGGGATTCGGTTGAGAAATAAAATGTGTCTTTACTAGGCAGTGATCAGATCCGAAACCCAGCCTTGCGGCTAGTGCCTCATCGCTGGTGActctgggctggctgaggggcatGGTACCAGACAGATGTAATGAACCCCTGGTGCAGCTCGAGGGGAATTCAGTTAACAATGCTGCAGCTGCTGTCTGAGCCTCACAGGTtccagttctctctctccccactttaCGGCTCTGCAGGGCCAGTGGAAGTAACAGACAATTAATTTTGGCCGCTACAGTCACGGCACACAGGGTTTCAAGGGACTGTTTCCAGTCGTGTTTCTCACCATCCCTGCTCCTTAATTCGATGGCCATATCCTGGCTGTTTTCATGCGATGTTCAGCTTGGCAGGTGGCGAAGGCAACGAGTGACCAGCTCTCCCCCGGATGGAGATGGTTTTCTGCCAGCCCCGTAGAACTGTGGTGCACCCTGGATTCTCTTGCAGAGACAGCTCCTGGGGAAAGCTTTCTCGCCAAAGCCACAGACACAAATCACACCAGAGCTTCCAAGAGCATGGCAAAGGTAAAGGGCAGAACCCTCTACCACGTCTGCCACAGCCAATCAACAAGGGCTGCCATCTTTGTTacttgtctgtacagcacctagcacaacggggccttgGTCCTTGACTGGTGAAGACTAGGTGCCAGCATAACCTTACACTGCTAACAATACTAACCTGCCCAGAGGGCAGTTTCTTCCCAGTGCCAATTGGTTAGACATTGGCGTATGGCCCAAGCAGGAGAATTCATGTCCCTGCCAAACTTTGGATTTCATTATGATATTTACAAGCATGTTTAGAGACTAATGGATGAAATCTTGCTAGGAATGAAATCACATGTCACTGAATAttcacataagaacggccacactaggtcagaccaaaggtccatctagcgcagtatcctgtctactgacagtggccaatgccaggtggccagagggaatgaacagaacagggaatcatcaagtgatccatcccctgtcgcccattcccagcttctggcaaacagaggctagagacaccatccctgcccagcctggctaatagccactgctggccccatcctccatgaatttatctagttccttttttaaccctgttatagtcttggccttcacaacatcctctggcaatgagttccacaggttgacacgtgttccacaggttgacacgTGTTAATCTGAAATGAGCTCTATTAAATGAAGCATTCTGCGCCTGCCGCACTATCATCATTCAACTACAATCTCGTCATACTTGTTACATTTTATACTGAGAGTTAAGTATTATTTAGGTCCAGGACAACCAGGCTCCTTAACAGAACCTCTCATTTCAGTTTAGACCAAGAATAAGAAAACACTTTAATTTGGGTGTGTATTGTCATAGGCCCTAAAGGCTCCGCGTGAGATCAAGGCACCACTGCACTAATTACtatacagtccctgccctgaagagcttaaaatctaaatagaccagacagacaaaggacagggaaggaaacagagagatgaaaTGACGTAGCatccagtgccaggtgcctccAAGGAAGGTGCAAGACCTGCAGCAGGAGCTTTGAGTAATCTGTTCCCAAGGACAGTTTCCTTCCTAACCCCATTAGTTAGAGGTCAGCGTACGTGCTGAAGCACATCAGATCAGACATCCCTGGTCATACAGTGCCGCTGGGTAATTCTGATAGCACTTTCGAATGAAACATGTCCCTGGCAGAGACTGATGCCTGCTCACTGCTAACTAACAAAAGCCTTGCGTCAAACTAAGCAGCCTGAttatcagaggtgctgagcacctgtggCTCCCATTAACGTCAGAAGGAATTGATggtgttcagcacctttgaaaatgctGGCTTCTATCTCTGCCACTGAGGCCGAATGCACTAATGGCTGACATTCACCCCAGCAGGCCAGCACTAACTCTGTGCCTCACTGGACACCGCCAAACAAGACTTCAGTGTCTGGTGAAGTTTTTGAATTTCAccctaatgtttgtaaagccccGTACAAGCCTCAGACAGGTGCCACAAGAGAGGTTCACAGTATCGTTCGCAAAAATCAGTTTCTCTTTGAGTAGAACTTTCTTTCGGGTGTTTTCCTTCCCCTGGGGGTTCTACCCCTCTCCGCTGGCCatcggcaggggcggctccaggcaccagtgcaccaagcacgtgcctggggcagcaaccCACGGGGGGCAGCCAGCTGGtcaccgtgagggcagcagtcaggctggcagcatgcctgcaggaggtctgccggtcccacggcttcggcggcaattcggcggcgggttcaCCAAaggtgcgggaccagcggacctcccgtagACATGCTGCTGAATCCAcattaccagcagacctcccgcaggcacgccgccaaaagctgcctgactgccgtgcttggggcagcaaaatacatagagccgcccctggccatcaGATACGGAAATGAAGGAGGATGGGCTGTAGATCAGTAGCTGCAGAAACTGAAACTCAGCTGTCTTGGTCTGGTGGATTGGCGAGAGGACAAATTCAGAACTGAGGGTGAAGGaggctgtcaaggctgaatccccgctctgtcactccaagtgcagaaggtggggcctgcaaggattctaaaaattaatacctgacactccaggcttgtattaaacccccaaggttacagcttttctctaaCCTTGGcctggtaaatgctgccaccacccactGCCTCTTGCAAATCCTCAAAAGTTTTCCCTGAGGCCCCTTGGCTTTTCCACCTCCCCTCGAGAAAGCcaagaaaggaaacaaacaaaagggaaaccCAGTGGTTGTCACCAGCTCATTGAAAAACATATGCACAGACCTTTTAAGACACAAAAccaattagtttttttttaaaaaaaaggtaaattttattaaaaaaagaagaaaggagacACATCTGGAAcatcaggctattgctagatgtTATAGAGCAACTGAAAAGGGGTTAAACACCAGGCACGGCTCCCTGGGGTCCAGCTTGTCATTACAAAagaaaacaagtatcagagggatagccgtattactctggatctgtaaaagcagcaaagagtcttgtggcaccttatagactaacagacgtttaggagcatgagctttcgtgggtgaatacccacttcgtcggatgcatgtgagtgacatgcatccaacgaagtgggtattcacccacgaaagctcatgctcccaaacgtctgttagtctataaggtgccaaaagaaaacaaaactaccTGAGCTTAGCACAGAGGAAATCCACAAGCCACATTAAAGAAATGAACCTGATCGcgtctgtctaaacattccctgtcccaATGAAGCTTTCTAGGGATGGAAGATAATTTTTCGTACCTGGTTCAAACtgtacacagcattcctgctgcccCTGTCTCTTCAGCCAAGAGAGAACAACCCAGAGACAAAGGGAaagcttcccattggctcttttggtcaggtgcccactcccttttctttacctgggggactttttaaccctttacaggtaaagcaagcagccaccaagagggactttatagctaactggctggctgggtgtccggAAAAGGGAGTGTGACGATGTGGTTCTGGCgagacccaactgagagtgccaattgaGGACAAATCGCTCAAatagggcagtcacagccctaggctggggtttttccacctctaaggcaaaccaaaccagccagacaaaaaggactttggtttcaccccactggctaaccacaagtcacacaagcaatttccttaggcactccagtctcccagtatcaccaccagtgcactcgtcctggggatgaatggttatgaaaaccaacaccccaataaaagaaaaagtttctctcgatcccaaaggaccaagccccagacccaggtcaatatacacatcagatcttacccacaaatcacgctgttgccaatcctttagaatctaaaatctaaaggtttattcataaagggaaaaagatagagatgagagctagaattggttaaatggaatcaattacatacagtaatggcaaagttcttagttcaggcttgtagcagtgatggaataaactgcaggttcaaatcaagtctctggaacatcccccgctgggatgggtcagtcagtcctttgtgcagagcttcagtttgtagcaaagtccctccagaggtatgaagcaggattgaagacaagatggagatgatgcatcagccttatataggcttttccaggtgtaagaacctctttgtccttactgtggaaaattacagcaaaatggagtctggagtcacatgggccagtccctgcatacttcgctgagtcacaaggcgtgtctgccttctctccatgggtcaattgtgtagctgatggtccttaatgggccatcaagcaggctaagcagagctaacaccaacttgtctgggatatcacccagaagcacatcaccaacttgaaatacagacagtatagagccaatatacataacttcaactaaaaatgatacatgcacacagacagcataatcataaccagcaacccataacctggtcttagacaccttatatgaccccctttacctaagatttggtgccactacgggaccttggttgcaacccatgttctatatggtcccaatttatatcaataacgtcacagggagCTACCCCccaccttcatttatcacaggctgAGGGCTCAAATCTCCACTTTGCAATGCCATTTTGACACTGGAGTGACTGCAAAATTGGTGTAACAGCAGCAAATGAGACCTTAACTTTCACCTTCTTCCAAGACTTTGGTGTCACCTACCCCAATTTGTACCTGCTTACCAACGTAACCTCAGTCTAGGTGATAATCATGGTAGAGATTCCCTCGCGCCTAAGGAATTCTATACGGAGGCATCGGTGATCCATGACAGTGTCTGAACTTGGGGCTTTGGTGGTTATTAAATGGTTGTATACCCTGTAGCGCAGTGTAATTACATGCAATTTTGTATCATTACATGACTGTAGGTTCAGTAGAGCCTCTAGGCATATGGGGGGCTTTGGAAGTTATGTAGTGACATGTACCACAGAGCAGGTAATCAGATGGGCGGTTGTGGTTATAGGGTTGTATATACTGTACAGACAAATGACCtgggctgttttgtttttgactctAGGCTGTGCGACATCTGAGGTGGGATGGAGCAGCCTCAGCACACCATGCCACTTGCCAATTCCTCCTTCTATCAGCCTTCCACCTTCCTCCTGACGGGCTTTCCGGGGCTGGAAGCCAATCACCACTGGATCTCCATCCCTTTCTGTGTGTTCTATCTCGTCGGCCTTTCAGGGAACTGCCTGATCCTGATCATCATCAAGAAGACCCAAAGTCTTCATAAGCCTACGTACTACTTCCTTTCCATGCTGGCCGTGACGGACCTGGGCTTGGCTTTGTGCACCCTTCCTACTACGCTGGGCATCTTTTGGTTTAAGATCAGAAAAATTGAGTTCCATGCCTGTCTCACCCAGATGTATTTTATCCATATACTATCAGTGATGGAATCCTCGGTGCTCCTGGCCATGGCCTTCGATCGTTTCATCGCTATCGCCAACCCTCTGAGATATTCGTCCATCTTGACCGAGTCAACCATCATCAAAATAGGGCTGGCAATTGTTTCAAGAGCTGTGATCTCCCTCTTCCCAATACCCTTTCTGCTCAAGAGGTTAACCTACTGTGGGAACAATGTGCTTTCCCACTCATTTTGCTTTCACTCTGATATCATGAAGCTGGCCTGCGCGGATATAAAAGTCAACATCCTGTATGGTTTAATTGTCATTCTTTCAACGGTGGGTGTGGATTTTGTGTTCATTGTGCTATCATATGTTCTGATCATTAAGACTGTGGTCAGCCTCACGACCAAGGAAAAATGTCTCAAGGCTTTGAACACGTGTGTCTCCCATATCTGTGCCGTCCTAATCTTCTTCATCCCAATGATTGGACTGTCTGTTCTCCATCGCTGTGGTAACAATGTTCCCCTTATGCTTAACATTGTGGTGGCCTATATCTACCTTATTGTGCCCCCTGTCTTAAATCCTATCATATACAGCGTCAAATCCAAACTGATCCGCAGAGCCATGCTCAGAACACTGTGGTGGAAAAATGTGTCAATGTGACAGACTTTCACCATCAGGTTTCCTGGAAAATTCAAGTGACTTGTTTCATCAGGTTAAATCAAAGGGGGCCCTGTGCTTGGCCAGAAGATGAAAACGTCAATTCCCCTTGGACGTTGTATCCCAGCTCAATGTTGTGTTCTTCCATTTCCTCCTAGAatcgcccccactcccctgccaaccTAAGGCCCTGATTGTCGGGGTCTGCAAGAAGGGTGGGCTCCACCTATGAGGATGCCATTGTAAGATTTGGgcccaaattatttttaaaagtgacgtGGGGCGGTGGAACGGGGAGCCACTAAAATGCAGACCCTGAAAAAACTAGTAACCTAATCAATCTGTGTAAGCCCTGCTTGACTAAAGTCCTCTCATCCTGCCTCAGGCCACGTCCTGGCTATCATAGACTCAGGGTCCCTACCCATAGCAAACTACGCAGCTGCATCGGGCACCAGGACATTTGGGGCAACAAATTGCCCCAAAtgtcctggtgccctatgcagctgtgtaCTGCATCCAGCCCAATCCCCCAGACGGCTGAGCCGGCCCCTCGTGGGCTGCtcacagcagggtccagagaagCTGCCTCCGcctttgccccaccccttcctctcagctccaccccagccctgccccc includes the following:
- the LOC120387476 gene encoding olfactory receptor 51G2-like; this encodes MEQPQHTMPLANSSFYQPSTFLLTGFPGLEANHHWISIPFCVFYLVGLSGNCLILIIIKKTQSLHKPTYYFLSMLAVTDLGLALCTLPTTLGIFWFKIRKIEFHACLTQMYFIHILSVMESSVLLAMAFDRFIAIANPLRYSSILTESTIIKIGLAIVSRAVISLFPIPFLLKRLTYCGNNVLSHSFCFHSDIMKLACADIKVNILYGLIVILSTVGVDFVFIVLSYVLIIKTVVSLTTKEKCLKALNTCVSHICAVLIFFIPMIGLSVLHRCGNNVPLMLNIVVAYIYLIVPPVLNPIIYSVKSKLIRRAMLRTLWWKNVSM